The Geomonas agri genome contains the following window.
GCACAGTCGCCACTTGCCAAGCAGCGGCTGCCGTACTATAGTACCGGCTGCTGCAAGCATGGGATCAAGCACCAGTTCGGCCCGGGGATTAACGGTGAAGAAACAGGCAATTGCACAACGGCGGCAGGTAACAGCACGGCTGGCGGGTACACTCCTGCCGGCAGCGGCGCTGTGCGTGCTCTGGGTCGCGCCGGCGCAGGCGGACTTTTTCCGCTATACCGACGAGAACGGCGTTGAGGTCTTCACCAACACCCCGACCACCAACGGTGCGGTCCGAGTGCTGCGCGAAGCGAAGAAAACGAAACCCGGCCCGAAGGCGCAGCAATCTTCTAGCTACGAGGCACCTGATCTCTCGGGTATGGACGCCAAGCTTCCGGTACATGGAGTAATCACCTCCGGGTACGGCATGCGGCACGACCCGATCGACGGCGGGATGAGGCATCACAACGGTGTGGACATCGCGGTACCGACCGGCACCAGGGTGAAGGCGATTGCGGCAGGCAGGGTAATAGAGAGCGCCGCGCATGGCGGCTACGGGAACCTGGTGACCATACAACATGCCGACGGCATGGTCTCCATGTACGGCCACAACTCCGAGCTCGACGTCAAGGTGGGGGACCAGGTGGAGGCGGGGCAGACCGTGGCGCTGTCGGGATCTACCGGTAGATCGACGGGTCCCCACGTGCATTTCGAACTCTGGAAAAACGGCGTCAACGTGACGCGGAACTACCTCGACAACGGCGCCGGCATCCCCGAGGTGACCGGCAGCATCAGAAGCTACCTGCACAAGGACGGGTCACTCGTCTTCACCAACATCAACTAACTTCACATTCTCTTCTTCACATGTCTCGTCGCCGGTGCGTTCCAGGGATCGTCTGGCCAGGGATGCCTCGGGTAGCGACCTTTCAACTCCTTGCACACTTCACGATAGGCCCCGTTCCAGAAACTCTTCAAGTCCGCGGTGACCTGGATCGGCCGCCGCGCCGGCGACAAGAGGTGGATCAGGACCGGCACCCTGCCCCGCGCCAGACGCGGCGTCTCTGCTAACCCAAACATCTCCTGGAGCTTGACCGCCAGAAACGGCTCACCCTCCGCCGAGTACTCCAGCGCAACGCGGGACCCGCTGGGCACCTGCAGGTGCGTGGGGGCCTCCCGCTCCACGAATTGCTGCTGCCGATAATCGAGCAACGACTTCAACGGCTGCAGCAGATCTACCTTGGCCAGTTGAGCCAGACTCCTCACCCCCTGAAGGTAGGGAAGCAGCCACTGCCCCATGCTCCCGGCGAGCGCCTCGTCGGACAGGTCAGGCAACTCCTCCTCGGGAAGCGTACGGGCCAGGAAGCGGACCCGGTTGCGGTACTGCGCGGCCTGGCCGCTCCAGTTCAGCCCGTCGATGCCCGCGCCGGAAACAATCCCCTGCAACAGCGCCGCGACCACCTCTTCCTTCTCCGGGACCGCCGCCCGTTCGGAAAGGACCACGGCACCCAGCCGCTCCTCGTCGCGGGCGACCACCCTCCCCTCGCGCTCTTCCCAGAATACCCTGCGCTCACGCGTGATGCCGGCCGCACATCCGGACCGGATTGCCTCCAGCGACACGGAACTCGCCATGTGGATATCGGCCTCCCCCGCCCCACCCTCGACCTCGACGGCGACGATGAAGGGCTGCGCCCTGAGGTTACTGCGTGGGGAGAGCTTGGCGCCGGTGCCGTTGGCCATCAGGTATCGTCCTGATCCGGGGCTCCTCTCCCGGGCAACACGGTCGGGATAGGCCATCAGGAGCAGCCGCCCCACGGTGGCAGCATCGGCAGGCGTGGCGGCATCGGCCACGGCGACGGTGCCGCGAAAATAGGCAGCCAGCCGCTCCACCGTGCGCGCCCCCTGCGGGTCGCGCCGTTCGCGAAACGCGTCAAGGCGGTCCAGCAGATCGCTCTCGGAGATGCTGCCGCTGCCGCGCGGCAGGAGGTCGCGTTCGGAGAGTATGGCGGCAAGCGTGCAGGCAAGCGGAGCGTCCCCCACGGCGAGGGATCCCACCAGCATGGCGGCCAGGCGCGGGTGCATGGGGAGCGTCGCCATCCTGGCGCCAAGATCGGTGAGGGTGCCGCGCGCGTCGAGCGCGCCCAAGGCGCGCAAGAGAGCCCGACCTTCGGCAAGATGGGCGGCGGGGGGCGCATCGAGGAAGCTCAGCGAGGCGGGATCGGCCACACCCCACTGCGCCAGGTCGAGCGCAAGCGGAGCCAGGTCGGATACCTTGATCTCGGGGGGAGTAAAGGGAAGCAGCGCACTCTGGGTGTGCTCGGTCCAAAGACGATAACAGACGCCAGGGGCCACCCTGCCGGCACGGCCGGCGCGCTGCTGGGCGGAGGCCGCGGAGATGCGCATGGTGTCGAGGCGGTTCAGGCCGGTGGACGGGTCGTATCGGAGCTGGCGGGAGTAGCCGGTATCGACCACCACCCGCACCCCCTCGATGGTGAGGCTGGTTTCGGCGATGTTGGTGGCGAGCACCACCTTGCGGTGCTCGCCGGGAAGGATGGCCCGCTCCTGCGCGGCAAAGGGAAGGTCCCCGTAGAGGACGGCGATCATCACCTTGGAGCCGACCTGGGCCTGGAGGATGCTCTCGCAGCGCCTGATGTCTCCAGCCCCGGGCAGGAAGACCAGGACGTCCCCCTCGGTCTCGGCGAGCGCCCTCATCACACCGGCGCAGGCGGTTTCGGCGAGCCGTGTGGCGGGGTCGGCCTTGAGATAGCGGACATCGACGGGGAACTGGCGCCCTTCGCTGGTGATCAGCGGGGCGCCGCCCAGGAGCTTCGCTACCGGGTCGGCGTCGAGGGTCGCGGACATGACCAGCAGGCGCAGGTCCTCGCGCAGCCCAAGCTGGACGTCGCGGCAGAGGGCAAGGGAAAGGTCGCAGGTGAGGCTTCGTTCGTGAAATTCGTCGAAGATGACCGCCGCCACCCCTTCCAGGAGCGGGTCGCTCTGCAACCGGCGGGCCAGGATACCCTCGGTCACCACCTCGATGCGGGTGGCCTTGGAGACCTTGCGCTCGAAGCGGATGCTGTAGCCAACCGTCTTGCCCACCTCTTCGCCCAGACATTGGGCCATGTAGCGGGCGGCATTGACGGCGGCGAGGCGGCGCGGCTCAAGCATGATGATCCTGCCACCTGCCAAGAGCGGTGCATCGAGCAGGGCCAGCGGCACACGGGTAGTCTTGCCGGCGCCGGGAGGCGCCTGCAGTACGGCGACGTTTCCCTTTTGCAGTACCGCGAGCAGTTCCGGGAGTATGGAGTCGATAACGGCAGGTTTCAGCATGGGATCAGACGAGCAGGCGCAGCCCCTCGAGATCGACGCCGGCAAGCGTATCGACCACGCGGCAGGCGCCGGTCAGCCGCTCGGCAGGGTAGCTGTTGGTGACGGCCAGCACCTTCAACCCGGCGCCGGTCGCCGAGGTGATGCCAGCCGGGGTGTCCTCGACGGCAATGGAATCCGCCGCCTCGACCTGCCCCGGGAAACGCTCCTGAAGCCGCTGCACGGCGAGACGGTAACTCTCCGGGTCGGGCTTGCTCGCCGCGACTTCGTCGGCGGTCACCTTGACGTCGAAGGCGTCAGTCAGACCCAACTGGGCCAGAATCGGCTCGATGTCACTCTGGAGGGCGCCGCTGCAAAGGGCAAGCGGGAGATTGCCGGAGATGGAGCGGATCAATTCCACCACGCCCGGATATGGCCCGACACCACCAGAGACAATCTTGAGGAATGCCTCGGCCTTCCCCTTGATAAGCTCCTTGAGCTCCTGGTCGGAAAGGGGCCGACCGTGTACCCGGAAGGCCTCGCGGAAGGCATCGCGATCGTCAAAGCCGATGTAGAGATCGAGGTACTCCTGCCAGGAATAGCCCAGGCCAAGAGGCACTAGCAGTTCCTGGAACGCCTTGTAGTGCAACGGCTCGGTGTCCACGATGATCCCGTCGAAGTCGAAGATGACTGCCTTCAGCATGCGAAGCTCCTTACGTTAAGTGGATTGCGGCGTGTTAGAACTTGCCCAGCAGTGCCAGGGCGGGGGCCCCGTCGATGGCCATCGGGGCCACGGTGACGCTGCCGGCGGGGGCTGAACGATACCTGGTAACGGCGGCACCGGCCAACTCCCCGATGGCAGCACCCAATACTACATCGCTGGCCCAGTGCTTGGTCTGGTACACGCGGGAAAAGCCGGCCAGGCTGGCGGCGGCATAGCAGGCGGCCTGGCCGTAGAAACTGTCGGTCTTGTCGGCGACCACGTGTGCCAAGGCAAAGGAGCTCGCGGTGTGCATCGAGGGGAGGGAGTCGTAGCCTCCCTTGAACTGGAGCGGGCGGTAGCTCGAGCTGCTGTCGGTCTGGTACGGACGGCCCCGCCCGATCACCCCTTTGAGCACGAAGGTGGCGCCGTCGGCCAAAAGCAGTGCCTCCCCCATCTCCTCGCCAAGCTTCATGACCTTCGCCTGATCGGTCACCGCACCGGCGCCGTAGAAGGCGGCGGCGACGCCGAGATGGAGCAGCGGGTTGCTGACAGCGTTGCCGGCATCGGTGATACCCCTCATTACTCCGTGGTGCGGGCCGTCAAACTCGTCCCGGATCTTCTCGTCGAAGAGGTAGGTCAGGCCGAACAGACCGGCGGTCACGACGGTCCCGGTGAGGTAGGGATCGACCGGG
Protein-coding sequences here:
- a CDS encoding M23 family metallopeptidase, coding for MKKQAIAQRRQVTARLAGTLLPAAALCVLWVAPAQADFFRYTDENGVEVFTNTPTTNGAVRVLREAKKTKPGPKAQQSSSYEAPDLSGMDAKLPVHGVITSGYGMRHDPIDGGMRHHNGVDIAVPTGTRVKAIAAGRVIESAAHGGYGNLVTIQHADGMVSMYGHNSELDVKVGDQVEAGQTVALSGSTGRSTGPHVHFELWKNGVNVTRNYLDNGAGIPEVTGSIRSYLHKDGSLVFTNIN
- the hrpB gene encoding ATP-dependent helicase HrpB, which encodes MLKPAVIDSILPELLAVLQKGNVAVLQAPPGAGKTTRVPLALLDAPLLAGGRIIMLEPRRLAAVNAARYMAQCLGEEVGKTVGYSIRFERKVSKATRIEVVTEGILARRLQSDPLLEGVAAVIFDEFHERSLTCDLSLALCRDVQLGLREDLRLLVMSATLDADPVAKLLGGAPLITSEGRQFPVDVRYLKADPATRLAETACAGVMRALAETEGDVLVFLPGAGDIRRCESILQAQVGSKVMIAVLYGDLPFAAQERAILPGEHRKVVLATNIAETSLTIEGVRVVVDTGYSRQLRYDPSTGLNRLDTMRISAASAQQRAGRAGRVAPGVCYRLWTEHTQSALLPFTPPEIKVSDLAPLALDLAQWGVADPASLSFLDAPPAAHLAEGRALLRALGALDARGTLTDLGARMATLPMHPRLAAMLVGSLAVGDAPLACTLAAILSERDLLPRGSGSISESDLLDRLDAFRERRDPQGARTVERLAAYFRGTVAVADAATPADAATVGRLLLMAYPDRVARERSPGSGRYLMANGTGAKLSPRSNLRAQPFIVAVEVEGGAGEADIHMASSVSLEAIRSGCAAGITRERRVFWEEREGRVVARDEERLGAVVLSERAAVPEKEEVVAALLQGIVSGAGIDGLNWSGQAAQYRNRVRFLARTLPEEELPDLSDEALAGSMGQWLLPYLQGVRSLAQLAKVDLLQPLKSLLDYRQQQFVEREAPTHLQVPSGSRVALEYSAEGEPFLAVKLQEMFGLAETPRLARGRVPVLIHLLSPARRPIQVTADLKSFWNGAYREVCKELKGRYPRHPWPDDPWNAPATRHVKKRM
- a CDS encoding HAD family hydrolase → MLKAVIFDFDGIIVDTEPLHYKAFQELLVPLGLGYSWQEYLDLYIGFDDRDAFREAFRVHGRPLSDQELKELIKGKAEAFLKIVSGGVGPYPGVVELIRSISGNLPLALCSGALQSDIEPILAQLGLTDAFDVKVTADEVAASKPDPESYRLAVQRLQERFPGQVEAADSIAVEDTPAGITSATGAGLKVLAVTNSYPAERLTGACRVVDTLAGVDLEGLRLLV
- a CDS encoding phosphatase PAP2 family protein, which encodes MTRTVTVSETTSPAQQSAAPAILGITRRPRAGLFAVFLALLTICQLALVTPLHAADTVFTSTTAIKEEAVRFAGEGKLFLKGPVDPYLTGTVVTAGLFGLTYLFDEKIRDEFDGPHHGVMRGITDAGNAVSNPLLHLGVAAAFYGAGAVTDQAKVMKLGEEMGEALLLADGATFVLKGVIGRGRPYQTDSSSSYRPLQFKGGYDSLPSMHTASSFALAHVVADKTDSFYGQAACYAAASLAGFSRVYQTKHWASDVVLGAAIGELAGAAVTRYRSAPAGSVTVAPMAIDGAPALALLGKF